The DNA segment CCTTTCTTTTACGATAAAAATTTGTACTTTACAATGCATTGGATTTAAAATTGGAAAAGAAGAACATGAAACCATCCATAAGTATATTGGGATGCGGATGGCTAGGTATACCTTTATCTACAACATTATTAAAGGCAGGATACCCGGTTAAAGGATCAACCACATCGCCTGCTAAATTAAAAGAACTCACCAAACTGGGTCTACATCCCTATGTGATAGATTTGCATAACAGAAAAGACCGCAACCATTTTTTGAACGCAGATATACTCATCATTGCTGTTCCCCATAAGAACATCGATAATTTTAAATTCCTCCGCACTCAAATTAAAAATTCCCAAATCAATCGATTGATATTCATCAGTTCCACCTCCGTTTACCCAAACACAAACGGAGAAGTTACCGAAAAAAGCCAAACACTACCTACACCACTTGCTAATATCGAGTCCATCTTCTCCAACATCTCCGGTATTCAAACTACCATCATCCGCTTTGCAGGCCTATTTGGCGGGGACAGAAAGCCTGGTCTTTTTTTTCGAGATGATAGCCTGATAAAAAATCCGGACGGATTTATCAACCTCATTCACCTAGATGATTGCATACAAATTATCAAAACACTGATTGAAAAAAACATATGGAATCAGGTATTTAACGCTTGTGCAGACACCCATCCCTCCCGAAGAGAATACTACACCCAAGAGATGCAAAAAGAAGGTAGAAAACCACCCGTATTCGACAATACAAAGGCTTCGGAATACAAAATCGTTAGCAATGACAAATTAAAAAAGCACTTAAATTACCAATTCAAACATCCCGACCTAACGCATTTCATTGAACCCAAATGATGTATTAGAACTTTGTAATAGGCATTAAAATGGCAATAAAAGAAGGCTTGTATAAATAGCAGCTCAGGTTAAATAAAAAATAATATAAAATACGCTTAGCCTATATATTCACAGTACTATTTATTGAGCCATTGCTTAAACTTCGATGATTTTTCGGTAGAAATAATAACCTCAAAGGGTAAAGTAGGTTCTACATTCAGTTTTAATTTACTCTTAGAATAAACCACCGCATCTTTTACCGCATTAATATGAACGATACATTTACGGTTGGCTCTAAAAAAAAACTTAGGATCCAACTTCTCCTCCAATTGCTCCAAGGTATTGGGCAAATCATAGGAATGTCCATTAAACATGACAATAAAAACGGACTTATTATCCGCATAAAAAGCAGCAATATCAATTACTCCAATTGTTTTGATCTTATCCCTATAATGCACCATAAAGCGCTCCTGATATTCTTTTCGACCTACCGAAGCGGCAATCATTCTATTGATTTCCTGATAATCCACCGAAAGAGCACCCTTCTTCACTAAATGATACTTTCTAAACTTATCCATAGCCAACTCCAATCGGTCTTTATCAATAGGTTTTAAAAGATAATCAACACTTACCTGTCGAAAAGCATCAATGGCATATTGATTAAAAGCAGTGGTAAATATTATCGGGGTCTCCACCGACACTTGGTCAAAAATTAAAAAACTATTACCATCAGCTAAATGAATATCCAGAAATATCAAATCCACTTGATTTTCCTTCAAAAACGCCACTGTCTGCTCCACTGATTCTAAAATATTCACAACCTCCAAATCGGGTGCTATATACTTTAACATCGCATTGAGTTTCCGTGCCGAAGGCATCTCATCTTCAACTATCAAAACTTTAATCATCTAGAGGTGGTATTAGGGTAATTTTTACAGTGTAGCTACCCTCTCTTTTACAAAAAACAGGTGCTCGCTGATTTAACAGCTCATACTTTTCAATGATATTCCTATGTCCGGTATAGGTGGATTCCACATCTGATTTATCACGAATTTGCAAATTATTCCTTACCACCAAAACATCATCTTCGTTAAAAACACGAATACACAATGGCTGACATCTGGAAACCACATTATGCTTAATGGCATTTTCCACCAATACTTGCAATGTTAATGGCGCTATCAACATCTTATTCTTAGCTTGCTCAATGTTAATTTCATAATTAAAACCATCTTCAAATCTAAACTTGTAAAGTTGTAAATAACTTTTAATGAAAGCAATTTCCTCCTCCAACGAAACCAAGTCTCTTTTATTAATAGACAACACATACCTATATACCTGCGAGAAACGCTGTATAAATTTATCGGCCTTATGCACATCCTCATAAATAATAGATGAGAGCACACTCAAATTATTAAATAAAAAATGATGATCCAACTGGGCCTTTAATGCACCATATTTAGCATTGATTTGTTCTTTTTCCAGATTAGCCACCTGCAATGCCAGTTTATTTCGCTCTTCCATTCCCATGATCAGTTCAATCAATACCAAAAACAAACTGTTAATAAGCAAAGGAATCACATACATAAACTCTTTTATGATAGCCTGATTACCAACTATATGCGCTTTTAAATAAGAAATAGCAGCAATTCCAATAAAGGACTGAAACAATATAAGACCGGCATCCAGGAGCAAGCGAAGCCCCCATTTATGTTTCCAATCTATTTTTTTATTGAACCAGTTAACCGCAAGATAAAAAAGTGTAACGGTTATAATAGCATTTAGAAAAGCCATCCCCATACGATAAAACAAAACACTTTTTACTTCTTCCACCGATCTATAACCAAAGAAAATCATCAGCAAAACAGAAGTAGCCATGATTAAAATGGTAATAAAAGGGATAAAAAGTATTTTTCTACGATTAGCAATCATAACAAGCGCTTTTCATTTAACGGGTCAACTGTCCTGAAATACGTAATAAATTATACTCTGCCACTTTTGCATTATAGCGTGCATCATTATACTGATTGGTCACATTCAACATGTTTTCCTGTGCCGTACGAAATTCGATGGACGTTGCATTACCAAGTTTAAACATTTCTTTTGTCTGTTCAAAATTCAGTTTTGCTTGCTCCATGCTTCTTTCCTGTAACTCCACAATCCTCCTTTTATAGGAGTAATCGGTATAAGCATTTGCAGCATCTCTTTCCAAAGCTGCTTTTATCTGGCGCGTTCTTTCCTGCTCACTTAATAAATTCAGTTGTGCATTTTGTTCACGTATGTGCTGTTGACGACCATTAAACACGTTCAAGCTAAGACTCAACCCCGTGCTGAAACCATTACTTTGCGAATAAATACTGGTACTATTTTCATAATCAGTTTTACTGTATGCATATTGACCGTAAGCAGCAATCGTAGGGTATTTTCCTGCCTTGGTAATCTTCATATCTAGTTCAGTGATTTCTTCCGTTTTAAGTTGCGATAACAAGGAACTGTTCTTAACAAGGGCCAAACCCACAATTTGCGCTTCAGAGAAGTCATTGTTAAACTGCAGTTTTTCATCTACTGCGTAATCTGAGTCAACAGGCAAACCCAAAACCACGTTTAGGTCTTTAACAGCCATCAAATAATTTTGTTCCGTATTTAATATCTGCGTACTATCACTATTCATATCAACTTCGGCATTCAGTACTTCTAGCGTATTACTCTGACCATAAGCCTTTCTATCTACAACCTTTTGATAACGTTCCTTTGATATTTTCATGGATTCTTTGGCCAATTTCAGGTTTTGCTGTGCGCTACAAACACCATAATAGGTCTGCACCACACTCAGTATAGTATTCTCCAACTGCTGTTGGAACAGTATATTCTGACGTTCATCCGTCTGTTTCAGCTTTTTATAAGTATACTGATTCCCCAAACCATCAAACAAGGTATAATCAATACGGGCACTACCATTATATCCCATTGATGTTGCACCTTCACTCTCTAACAAGCCGGTATAGGTTGTCTCACTCTCCGAGTCGGCCTTAGAATAATCACTTCCGCCACTTAGCGAAACCGATGGCAGTAGTCCCGCATTACCAACAGAGTTATTATTTTGGGCCTGCTTCAATGTATTCTCGGCCATTTTTAAATCGTAATTATTAGCCAGGGCTATTTCAATGGCCTTTTGCAAGTTCATCATACTGGGAACTGTTTGGCTCTTTTGTCCAAACAGCAGTCCTCCCATCATCAAACAGGCTAAAACCAGCATTCTATCTTTAAAGCTTATCATAATCGTATTTCATTTCTTTAATAGCATTTTCCACTTCCTCAGCACTCACGGTTCTTCCCTTAATCAAAGAAACCCATTTCACTTTCAATTGATTCACTATAAGCAACATCACGGGCAACAAAAATAAGGTTGTAGTTGTGGCCATGGCCATACCATATGCCAGTGATAAAGCCATCGGAATAAGAAATTGGGCTTGCAAACTGGTTTCAAGTACCATAGGCGCCATACCCGCAACTGTGGTCAGAGTAGTCAAAATAATAGGACGAAATCTTGATATTCCAGCATCCACCACTGCATCATAATACGGCATTCCATTCTTCAGATTAACATTCAAGGCATTTACCAGTATCAATCCGTCATTAATCATGACGCCCACCAGAGCAATCATGCCCATAAAAGACATTAGACTAATAGCCTGACCGTGAATCCAGTGCCCCATCACCACTCCAAACAAACTCAAAGGAATCATTGCGTATACCAAAATAGACTGACTAACAGATCTTGTTGTTAGGATGACCATACCAAACATCAATAACAAAACAACAGGAATCACAACAGAAGCCGAAGATGCTACTTTATTGGTTTCACGCTGCTGTCCATCATATGAAACCCTTACCCCATGGTGTTTCGCAAAAATAGGTGGTAATATTTCCTTATTAATTTTCTGCATGATCTCAGGCAATGAAGAAGTAGGATCTGTTTGATTGGCCACCACCTGCACCTCACGGTCGAATTGTAAATGACGAACATTGGTAACTCCATTGACCATCTTAAAGGATGCCAGTTCTGCTAAGGGATAATTAACACCATTCCCCAAACGTATCTTCATATTCTCCAACTGCCCTAGAGACCGTCGATTTTCGATATCATATCTTACCCAAACACGCACTTCATCTTTTCCACGCTGGAGTCGTTGAACTTCATTTCCAAAGAAAGCCTCACGTACCTGGCCAATCACCTGCTGAAGCGTAATCCCCAGATGATGCGCTTTGGGTTTTAAGCTAAGCTCAATCTCACGACTTCCAACTGGAGAATTATCTGACACATCAGAGAGTTCTGGCATTTTCTTCAAGGCAAGCTTTACTTCTTCTTTGGCAGCCTGAAGTGCTTTATTATCATCCCCCACCAACGATAAGGAAAGGGCTTTCCCAAAGGGGTTAAAACCAATTATTTCAAACGTTTCTGCACCCGGCACTTCACCCACTTTGCTACGTATATGCTCAATCACCTCAGCTGTTGATGAGTTTCTAACTTCTGCATCCAACAAAGACACCTCAATGGTAGCACTGTTACCAGCTCCTTGGTATTGCTGATAGAGACTTTTAATGATATCCTGTCCTTCAGGCTGAAGCCCTTTCATCTCCTCATTCACTTCCCATATCCCAGCCGAGATCCGATCCAGGTGTTTTTGCGTAACAGGCGTATCTGTTCCAGATGGCATGGTAAGTGTAACCGTAAAATTATCCCCATCCACATCCGGAAAGAATGTAGTGGTAACAACCTTATTACTAACGGCTAATATGGAGAAAATAAATGTAGCAATAAATACAGAAAAAGCAATGATCTTATTTTTAATAAAGAAAGAAAGGATAGGACTGTATATTTTATTCCGCATCCAGACCAGCCAGGCTTCTGACCACCCCATATATTGAATCCATTTTTTATCACTGCCCCTCACCAAAGCCTTGGAGTGCGCCATGTGAGCAGGCAGAACGATCAGTCCTTCAACCAAAGAAACCAATAAAATAATGATCACAATCACCGAAACCTCCGAAAACATTTCTCCCAAGCGGCCATCCAAAAATAAGAAAGTACAAAAAGCAGTAATAGTGGTTATTACACCGGAAACAACTGCGGCAGTCACCTCAAGCGTACCTTCAATGGCAGCTTGTACAGGGCTCTTTCCCATTTGCCAATGCCTATAAATATTTTCTCCCACCACAATGGCATCATCCACCAAAATACCCAACACCAGTATCAATCCAAATAACGACAGCATATTAATAGTCACTGTGGTAGCAGGTATCATTACAAACATTCCCAACATTGAAAATGGAATTCCGATGGCCACCCAAAACGCGATACGCGGATTCAAGAATAAGGATAAAAACAACAACACCAATAAGATACCTAGCAAACCGTTATTCATCAATAGTTCAATCCGCTGGTTCAAGGTATCACTCTGATCACGAATAATCTCGGTCTCAAACAAATCCTGGCTCTTATTATAGTCGTCCAAATAGGCATTCAACTTTTCAGAAGCCACAATAATATCCTCTTCAAAAGTAGTATTGATAGTTACAACAACAGCTTGTTTCTTGTTATATACGATGTCGGATGGGGAGTCGTCCCACATATCCTTTATGGTGGCAATATCCTTTAAGTATACAATTCCTCCATCACTAGAATTACGAACCACGATATCTTCCAGACCCTCACTTCTGTATTCTTTATTTCGGACACGAATAAAAAACTCTTCGGCTCCATCTTTTATACTACCTCCTGTCATTAACAGGTTAGATGCTTTTACGGCATTCGCTATTTCGGTAAAGCTTATCTGGTACGACTCCATAGCTTCCTCATCCAGAAGGATTGCTATCTCCTCATCCGGATAACCCCCAATAGAAATTTTAGAGATTCCATCCATACGTAACAGATCATGTTCAATATCTCGAGCAGCTAATTTTAACTGATTGAGCGTTACTTTATTACCACCCTTAGCTACTATGGCAAAATTGATAGCAAAATTGGTATTATCGTGTTTATAAGTAACTACCGACTCTATATTTACAGGAAAAGATGAAATTTTCTCCACCTCATTTTTCACCCTCGTCAAAGCTTCATCCATATCAGTACCTTTCAGCATCTCAATGGTTACGGTACCCATATTTTCGCGCGATACGGAGGTGATTCGCTCCATATTCTCCAGCCCTTTTACATTCTCCTCGATCTTCAAAATTGCTCCTTCTTCCACCTCTTCAGGAGATGCGCCGGGATAAACAATATCTACATATATATTACGTGTGGGAATATTGGGAAAAAAGTTTTTCTGTGTGTTCAGTAGGGCAATAATCCCAAACAGGAACACCATAACCATCAGCAAGTTTACAGCCAATGGAAATTTTATAAAATATGCTATTAATTTTTTCATATGTCTAAATTTATCTTTCAATGGCCACATGCACCTTCATCCCCTCATGCGCACTTTTGATCACCGTTGACAACACAGGAGTACCTTGCTCTAATCCTTCAATTATAGCTAGGTCACCTTGGCGAGCCAATACTTTAACATGCCTTTTATGTAATACTCCATCCTCAACCGTAAAAACGTTATCATCACTGTCAACCATTTTACGTGGCAAGCTCATGGCATTTTCAAATGGCTGCTGTTCCAGCTCTGCCGTTAAAAACATACCCTCTTTTAAATTATCACCGCTTGTTCTAATAAACAACTTTAGGCTTTGGGTTTGTTCGTCTATTGCACCACCTACCCTAACTACCCTTCCTTGCCATTGTCCGTCAATCTCAGTAGATGTTAATACAGCATTGGTTCCTGGTTTTACATCCTCCACCAAGGCTAAAGGTGCCGTAATCTCTAAATCATAAGATGAGGTACTAATGAAGGTTCCCAATTCAGAACCATTACGAACGGCCGTTCCAGCCTCGGCAAGAGCAGATGTCACAACACCGTCAAAGGGAGCACGTATAATATATTTTGACAGCTTCTCCTCTGCCGACAAAATATTATAATAACTACTATAAACACCTTTCCCTGCCAAATAAAACTTCAACTGCTCAGTATCCACCTTAGGTAGTTCTTTTAAATTCTTATGAACATCTATCTCAGAAGCATAAGCCCGCCAAAGGGCATAAGCATCCTGATAATCCGACCTAAGGTCTGGTAAAATAGAAGTAATCAAAGTAATAAAGTTACTTTTTTGGGCCAGTACCGTCATGCGATACTCTCGCTGATCAATCTCCAGCATTACTTGTCCTCGGGCATAACTACGTCCCTCTTTAAAATTTCTGGCCGATGCCAACAATTGTCCGTCTG comes from the Saccharicrinis fermentans DSM 9555 = JCM 21142 genome and includes:
- a CDS encoding SDR family oxidoreductase yields the protein MEKKNMKPSISILGCGWLGIPLSTTLLKAGYPVKGSTTSPAKLKELTKLGLHPYVIDLHNRKDRNHFLNADILIIAVPHKNIDNFKFLRTQIKNSQINRLIFISSTSVYPNTNGEVTEKSQTLPTPLANIESIFSNISGIQTTIIRFAGLFGGDRKPGLFFRDDSLIKNPDGFINLIHLDDCIQIIKTLIEKNIWNQVFNACADTHPSRREYYTQEMQKEGRKPPVFDNTKASEYKIVSNDKLKKHLNYQFKHPDLTHFIEPK
- a CDS encoding LytR/AlgR family response regulator transcription factor yields the protein MIKVLIVEDEMPSARKLNAMLKYIAPDLEVVNILESVEQTVAFLKENQVDLIFLDIHLADGNSFLIFDQVSVETPIIFTTAFNQYAIDAFRQVSVDYLLKPIDKDRLELAMDKFRKYHLVKKGALSVDYQEINRMIAASVGRKEYQERFMVHYRDKIKTIGVIDIAAFYADNKSVFIVMFNGHSYDLPNTLEQLEEKLDPKFFFRANRKCIVHINAVKDAVVYSKSKLKLNVEPTLPFEVIISTEKSSKFKQWLNK
- a CDS encoding sensor histidine kinase; this encodes MIANRRKILFIPFITILIMATSVLLMIFFGYRSVEEVKSVLFYRMGMAFLNAIITVTLFYLAVNWFNKKIDWKHKWGLRLLLDAGLILFQSFIGIAAISYLKAHIVGNQAIIKEFMYVIPLLINSLFLVLIELIMGMEERNKLALQVANLEKEQINAKYGALKAQLDHHFLFNNLSVLSSIIYEDVHKADKFIQRFSQVYRYVLSINKRDLVSLEEEIAFIKSYLQLYKFRFEDGFNYEINIEQAKNKMLIAPLTLQVLVENAIKHNVVSRCQPLCIRVFNEDDVLVVRNNLQIRDKSDVESTYTGHRNIIEKYELLNQRAPVFCKREGSYTVKITLIPPLDD
- a CDS encoding TolC family protein; the protein is MISFKDRMLVLACLMMGGLLFGQKSQTVPSMMNLQKAIEIALANNYDLKMAENTLKQAQNNNSVGNAGLLPSVSLSGGSDYSKADSESETTYTGLLESEGATSMGYNGSARIDYTLFDGLGNQYTYKKLKQTDERQNILFQQQLENTILSVVQTYYGVCSAQQNLKLAKESMKISKERYQKVVDRKAYGQSNTLEVLNAEVDMNSDSTQILNTEQNYLMAVKDLNVVLGLPVDSDYAVDEKLQFNNDFSEAQIVGLALVKNSSLLSQLKTEEITELDMKITKAGKYPTIAAYGQYAYSKTDYENSTSIYSQSNGFSTGLSLSLNVFNGRQQHIREQNAQLNLLSEQERTRQIKAALERDAANAYTDYSYKRRIVELQERSMEQAKLNFEQTKEMFKLGNATSIEFRTAQENMLNVTNQYNDARYNAKVAEYNLLRISGQLTR
- a CDS encoding efflux RND transporter permease subunit translates to MKKLIAYFIKFPLAVNLLMVMVFLFGIIALLNTQKNFFPNIPTRNIYVDIVYPGASPEEVEEGAILKIEENVKGLENMERITSVSRENMGTVTIEMLKGTDMDEALTRVKNEVEKISSFPVNIESVVTYKHDNTNFAINFAIVAKGGNKVTLNQLKLAARDIEHDLLRMDGISKISIGGYPDEEIAILLDEEAMESYQISFTEIANAVKASNLLMTGGSIKDGAEEFFIRVRNKEYRSEGLEDIVVRNSSDGGIVYLKDIATIKDMWDDSPSDIVYNKKQAVVVTINTTFEEDIIVASEKLNAYLDDYNKSQDLFETEIIRDQSDTLNQRIELLMNNGLLGILLVLLFLSLFLNPRIAFWVAIGIPFSMLGMFVMIPATTVTINMLSLFGLILVLGILVDDAIVVGENIYRHWQMGKSPVQAAIEGTLEVTAAVVSGVITTITAFCTFLFLDGRLGEMFSEVSVIVIIILLVSLVEGLIVLPAHMAHSKALVRGSDKKWIQYMGWSEAWLVWMRNKIYSPILSFFIKNKIIAFSVFIATFIFSILAVSNKVVTTTFFPDVDGDNFTVTLTMPSGTDTPVTQKHLDRISAGIWEVNEEMKGLQPEGQDIIKSLYQQYQGAGNSATIEVSLLDAEVRNSSTAEVIEHIRSKVGEVPGAETFEIIGFNPFGKALSLSLVGDDNKALQAAKEEVKLALKKMPELSDVSDNSPVGSREIELSLKPKAHHLGITLQQVIGQVREAFFGNEVQRLQRGKDEVRVWVRYDIENRRSLGQLENMKIRLGNGVNYPLAELASFKMVNGVTNVRHLQFDREVQVVANQTDPTSSLPEIMQKINKEILPPIFAKHHGVRVSYDGQQRETNKVASSASVVIPVVLLLMFGMVILTTRSVSQSILVYAMIPLSLFGVVMGHWIHGQAISLMSFMGMIALVGVMINDGLILVNALNVNLKNGMPYYDAVVDAGISRFRPIILTTLTTVAGMAPMVLETSLQAQFLIPMALSLAYGMAMATTTTLFLLPVMLLIVNQLKVKWVSLIKGRTVSAEEVENAIKEMKYDYDKL
- a CDS encoding efflux RND transporter periplasmic adaptor subunit → MKRRIITIGIALLIVLGAFIVVKALPKKEAKSATQVSSAKAEGLLVEVLYAELGTVQHSYTATGKLRAFDRFEIFAQADGQLLASARNFKEGRSYARGQVMLEIDQREYRMTVLAQKSNFITLITSILPDLRSDYQDAYALWRAYASEIDVHKNLKELPKVDTEQLKFYLAGKGVYSSYYNILSAEEKLSKYIIRAPFDGVVTSALAEAGTAVRNGSELGTFISTSSYDLEITAPLALVEDVKPGTNAVLTSTEIDGQWQGRVVRVGGAIDEQTQSLKLFIRTSGDNLKEGMFLTAELEQQPFENAMSLPRKMVDSDDNVFTVEDGVLHKRHVKVLARQGDLAIIEGLEQGTPVLSTVIKSAHEGMKVHVAIER